A region of Pasteurellaceae bacterium Orientalotternb1 DNA encodes the following proteins:
- a CDS encoding preprotein translocase subunit YajC, producing the protein MQQGGGMEMIFILVIFGLIFYFMIYRPQAKRQKQQRELLASLAKGNEVLTNGGLVGKITKVSADDDNIVIALNDTTEVTIQRAFVVAVLPKGSLKSM; encoded by the coding sequence ATGCAACAAGGCGGCGGAATGGAAATGATCTTTATTTTGGTTATTTTCGGTTTGATTTTCTATTTTATGATTTACCGTCCACAAGCAAAACGCCAAAAACAACAACGTGAATTATTGGCAAGCCTTGCAAAAGGTAACGAAGTGCTCACAAACGGTGGTTTAGTGGGTAAAATCACTAAAGTGTCTGCCGATGACGATAACATCGTGATTGCATTAAACGATACCACTGAAGTCACGATTCAACGTGCATTCGTGGTTGCTGTGTTACCAAAAGGCTCATTGAAATCAATGTAA
- a CDS encoding protein-export membrane protein SecD, translating to MVIFMVAIGVLYALPNLYGEDPSVQISGTRGQQATAETLSKVQTVLNSMNITPKAMSFENGSILVRLNKDEEQLPAKDKISEALGNNFSVALNLAPATPEWLTSIGGEPMKRGLDLRGGVRFLMEVDMNTALAKQQQQLQDTLRTELRREKLQYKAVNKGENFATDIEFADAETAEKAARFVRRTHTDLEANFINPTAVSFTPSALALTSSRDAAIEQNLSILRKRVEELGVSEPTIQRQGADRIVVELPGVQDTARAKEILGATATLEFRLVNTTANPDSAARGIVPADSEVKFTRNGEPTVLFRKAVLGGEHIINASSGLDDKGLPQVSINLDGAGGDLMGAATKSAVGKPMATLYSEYKDSGRRDENGKVILEKHEEVINVATIQARLGSQFQITGIKSPAEAQNLAVLLRSGALIAPIVIVEERTIGASLGADNVEQGMQAGILGLVLTIIFCLAYYKVFGIFATMALISNLVLTIGLMSLIGATLTMPGIAGIVLAVGMSVDANVLIYERIKEEIRHGRSIQQAIHEGYNGAFTSIFDSNLTTVLTSLILYAVGTGPVKGFAITLALGVIISMFTAITGTRMLVNWVYGGKRVKKLWI from the coding sequence ATGGTGATCTTTATGGTCGCCATCGGCGTTTTGTACGCCTTGCCAAATCTTTATGGTGAAGATCCTTCCGTACAAATTTCTGGTACCCGTGGACAACAAGCAACTGCGGAAACCCTTTCTAAAGTACAAACCGTACTCAATTCTATGAATATCACGCCTAAAGCAATGAGCTTTGAAAATGGTTCAATTTTAGTGCGTTTAAATAAAGATGAGGAACAACTGCCTGCGAAAGATAAAATTTCTGAAGCGCTCGGCAACAATTTCTCCGTTGCTCTAAATCTTGCCCCTGCGACACCTGAATGGCTCACTTCAATCGGAGGGGAACCAATGAAACGGGGCTTGGATTTGCGTGGTGGCGTTCGCTTCTTAATGGAAGTGGATATGAACACGGCGTTAGCCAAACAGCAACAACAGTTGCAAGATACGCTACGTACTGAACTTCGTCGTGAAAAATTGCAATATAAAGCAGTCAATAAAGGTGAGAATTTTGCCACTGATATTGAGTTTGCTGATGCAGAAACGGCTGAAAAAGCGGCTCGTTTTGTTCGCCGTACCCATACCGATTTAGAAGCGAATTTCATCAATCCAACTGCTGTATCTTTTACGCCTTCTGCCCTTGCATTGACGTCCTCTCGTGATGCTGCAATTGAACAAAACTTATCCATTTTGCGTAAACGTGTAGAAGAATTGGGCGTTTCGGAACCCACCATTCAACGTCAAGGTGCGGACAGAATTGTGGTGGAACTACCTGGCGTTCAAGATACCGCTCGTGCAAAAGAAATTCTCGGTGCAACGGCAACGTTAGAATTCCGTTTAGTCAATACCACAGCGAACCCAGATTCCGCCGCTCGTGGCATTGTGCCTGCCGATTCTGAAGTGAAGTTCACTCGTAATGGCGAACCAACCGTCTTATTCCGCAAAGCGGTTTTAGGCGGTGAACATATTATTAATGCAAGTTCTGGTCTTGACGATAAAGGCTTGCCACAAGTTAGCATCAATCTTGATGGGGCAGGCGGTGATTTAATGGGAGCCGCAACCAAAAGTGCCGTGGGTAAACCGATGGCAACGCTTTATAGTGAATATAAAGACAGCGGTCGTCGAGACGAAAACGGTAAAGTGATTTTGGAAAAACACGAAGAAGTGATCAACGTGGCAACCATTCAAGCACGTTTAGGTAGCCAATTCCAAATCACAGGGATCAAAAGCCCTGCAGAAGCACAAAACCTTGCTGTGTTACTTCGTTCTGGTGCGTTAATTGCACCAATTGTCATTGTGGAAGAGCGTACCATCGGGGCATCTCTTGGTGCAGATAACGTTGAACAAGGAATGCAAGCGGGTATTTTAGGCTTAGTGCTTACGATTATTTTCTGTTTGGCGTACTACAAAGTCTTCGGTATTTTCGCCACAATGGCGTTGATCAGCAATCTTGTGCTAACTATTGGGTTGATGTCACTTATAGGTGCAACTTTAACAATGCCAGGGATTGCGGGGATCGTACTTGCCGTTGGGATGTCTGTAGATGCAAACGTCTTGATTTATGAACGAATTAAAGAAGAAATTCGTCATGGTCGCTCGATCCAACAAGCGATCCATGAAGGCTACAATGGAGCGTTTACCAGTATTTTTGACTCGAACTTAACCACTGTTCTCACCTCTTTAATTCTCTATGCCGTGGGTACAGGCCCTGTCAAAGGCTTCGCTATTACGCTTGCATTAGGTGTCATTATTTCTATGTTTACCGCAATTACTGGAACACGAATGCTCGTGAACTGGGTGTATGGCGGTAAACGAGTGAAAAAACTGTGGATTTAA
- a CDS encoding ABC transporter permease — protein MDIILQFLSSFLTNITWIGALELGLIYALVALGVLISYKILDFPDLTADGSFPLGGGVCVLCILNNVDPWLATLCGMLAGSIAGVITASLHIGFKIEKLLASILMMIALYSINLRIMGKPNVSLLGDPTVYDSITANDDLQLAIVRLLIAVFVVAIAKLLFDLFFATQTGLAIRATGTNARMAKAQGIAVNKMTLLGMAISNGLIALAGALYVQSNGGFDISIGVGTIVIGLAAVIIGEAIFSAKRIVWLTLAVIIGSILYRFFIALALNNNTLNGIGVGPQDLNLITALLVVAVLALPKFKHKFAQKRGR, from the coding sequence ATGGACATTATACTGCAATTTTTATCTTCCTTTCTTACCAACATCACTTGGATCGGAGCCTTAGAACTCGGGCTAATTTACGCCTTAGTTGCTCTTGGCGTACTGATTTCTTACAAAATTCTCGATTTCCCTGATTTAACCGCAGACGGCAGCTTTCCGTTAGGTGGCGGTGTTTGCGTACTTTGTATTTTGAATAATGTCGATCCTTGGCTGGCTACATTGTGCGGTATGTTGGCGGGATCGATAGCGGGTGTGATCACTGCCAGTTTGCATATCGGCTTTAAGATCGAAAAACTGTTAGCGAGTATTTTGATGATGATCGCTCTCTATTCGATCAACTTACGCATTATGGGCAAACCGAATGTTTCTCTGCTCGGCGATCCAACCGTTTATGACAGCATTACTGCAAATGACGATTTGCAGTTGGCGATAGTCCGCTTGTTGATTGCGGTGTTTGTGGTGGCAATTGCGAAATTGCTGTTTGATCTCTTTTTTGCTACGCAAACAGGCTTAGCAATTCGAGCAACAGGCACTAATGCCCGAATGGCAAAAGCACAAGGTATTGCGGTGAATAAAATGACATTGCTCGGTATGGCGATTTCTAACGGCTTAATTGCATTGGCAGGGGCTTTGTATGTGCAAAGTAATGGCGGTTTTGATATTTCGATTGGCGTTGGCACCATCGTGATTGGTTTGGCTGCGGTGATTATCGGCGAAGCGATTTTTTCAGCAAAACGGATTGTTTGGCTCACGTTGGCGGTAATTATCGGCTCAATTTTATACCGTTTCTTCATTGCATTAGCATTGAATAATAACACGTTAAACGGCATTGGCGTAGGGCCGCAAGATCTCAATTTAATCACCGCCCTGCTCGTGGTCGCAGTGCTTGCCTTACCGAAGTTTAAACACAAATTCGCACAAAAACGGGGGCGATAA
- a CDS encoding protein-export membrane protein SecF has protein sequence MQQIEKEVEFKLPYRLVPFMKFRMAAFVFSILLTIACIFTIATKGFNWGLDFTGGTVIETQFSQPADLGKVRSTLDENGYHSATVQTFGSQKDVIIRLPASAGDTKLGNQVMGLIHQKLDADATIKSIEFVGPNVGEELTQGAIYATLATLAMLLLYVGIRFEWRLAVGGILALFHDVIVTLGVFSLLQIEIDLTFVAAILSVVGYSLNDSIVVFDRVRENFPKIRRRTAVEVIDISLSQTLSRTLMTSVTTLFVVLALYWLGGPTLHSFSLALLIGIGFGTYSSIYIAIGVALQLGLQREHMTPPVVEKEGAEQESLVDY, from the coding sequence ATGCAACAAATTGAAAAAGAGGTAGAATTCAAACTACCATACCGTTTGGTGCCATTTATGAAATTTAGAATGGCGGCTTTTGTATTCTCTATCTTACTGACGATAGCGTGTATTTTTACGATTGCAACCAAAGGGTTCAACTGGGGATTAGATTTCACTGGCGGAACCGTTATCGAAACGCAATTCTCACAACCCGCTGATCTTGGCAAAGTGCGTTCTACTTTGGACGAAAACGGTTATCACAGTGCGACTGTGCAAACTTTTGGGTCGCAAAAAGATGTCATCATTCGTTTGCCTGCGTCTGCGGGAGATACCAAACTAGGTAACCAAGTTATGGGGCTGATTCACCAAAAACTCGATGCCGATGCAACGATTAAGAGTATTGAATTTGTAGGTCCAAATGTGGGTGAAGAATTAACTCAAGGTGCGATTTACGCCACCCTAGCCACTCTTGCCATGTTACTACTCTATGTAGGCATTCGTTTTGAATGGCGTTTAGCTGTCGGCGGGATCTTAGCACTTTTCCACGATGTCATCGTTACTCTTGGCGTATTTTCATTGCTACAAATTGAGATCGACTTAACCTTCGTAGCAGCGATTTTATCGGTAGTGGGGTACTCGTTGAACGACAGTATCGTAGTTTTCGACCGTGTGCGTGAGAATTTCCCCAAAATTCGTCGTCGCACAGCGGTAGAAGTGATCGATATCTCACTTAGCCAGACGCTTTCTCGAACCTTAATGACTTCGGTCACAACGTTATTCGTAGTATTAGCGTTATACTGGCTCGGAGGCCCAACACTACACAGCTTCTCGCTTGCATTATTAATTGGTATTGGATTCGGGACTTACTCCTCAATTTATATTGCCATTGGCGTAGCGTTACAACTCGGCTTGCAACGTGAACATATGACCCCGCCAGTGGTAGAAAAAGAAGGAGCAGAGCAAGAATCCCTTGTTGACTACTAA
- a CDS encoding 50S ribosomal protein L20, protein MARVKRGVIARARHKKVLKAAKGYYGARSRVYRVAFQAVVKAAQYAYRDRRQRKRQFRQLWIARINAAARQNGLSYSKFINGLKKASVEIDRKILADIAVFDKVAFAALVAKAKSAL, encoded by the coding sequence ATGGCTCGTGTAAAACGTGGTGTTATTGCAAGAGCACGCCATAAGAAAGTTCTTAAGGCTGCTAAAGGTTATTATGGTGCACGTTCACGCGTGTATCGCGTTGCTTTCCAAGCAGTAGTTAAAGCTGCACAATATGCTTATCGTGACCGCCGTCAGCGTAAACGTCAATTCCGTCAATTATGGATTGCTCGTATCAATGCGGCAGCTCGTCAAAACGGTTTATCATACAGCAAATTCATCAACGGCTTGAAAAAAGCGTCTGTTGAAATCGATCGTAAGATCCTTGCGGATATTGCCGTATTTGACAAAGTGGCATTCGCTGCTTTAGTTGCTAAAGCAAAATCGGCTCTTTAA
- a CDS encoding type III restriction endonuclease subunit M: MAESLQSANVPLNREAYSLNWLGKSYARYLRDCPPQTLLAEDATHNQQAQNRHSQNLLIKGDNLEVLKHLKNAYQNQVKMIYIDPPYNTGSDGFVYQDDRKFSPEQLAELATMSIEEAKRVLDFTAKKSNSHSAWLTFMYPRLYVARQLLKDDGVIFISIDDNEQAQLKLLCDEVFGEENFVGEIAWQKIHSTKNDAKYFSNSHEYIFCYAKIISNIEIKLLPRTEKMNARFSNPDNDPRGVWSSGDLIANEERSSGYFDVISPNGQVFNVPKGKHWVYSQENLEKLIQENRIWFGKNGTAFPRLKRFLSEVQQGKKADTLWFSEYFGNNQEAKREIKKLFNDISLFDTPKPVRLITQILRLSSNSNDLIMDFFAGSGTTAHAVMQLNAEDGGNRQFICVQLPEETDKKSEAYKAGYCTIFDITQARIEKSAVKIRQDFPDFNGDLGFQIFETVPDFRALADDDFQPQQELPTVGELSDEQYRTLLTTWRLYDGNPLTTPLQAVSLGDYFANWCGNTLYIVQAGFDSRAIKALLHKLDQDNHFLPERIVLFGDNVDSAKQKELQQALHSYTNRKKLNISLLVRY; the protein is encoded by the coding sequence ATGGCGGAAAGCCTGCAATCTGCCAATGTGCCGCTCAATCGTGAGGCGTATTCGCTCAATTGGCTGGGCAAATCTTACGCCCGTTATCTGCGGGATTGCCCACCGCAGACGCTGTTGGCTGAAGACGCAACGCACAATCAACAAGCCCAAAACCGACATAGCCAAAACCTGCTGATCAAAGGCGATAATTTAGAAGTCTTAAAGCATCTTAAAAACGCCTACCAAAACCAAGTCAAAATGATTTATATCGACCCGCCTTACAATACGGGTTCGGACGGCTTTGTTTATCAGGACGACCGCAAATTCAGCCCCGAACAGCTTGCAGAGTTGGCGACTATGTCTATTGAGGAAGCGAAACGTGTCTTAGACTTTACCGCCAAAAAATCCAATTCCCACAGTGCGTGGCTGACCTTTATGTATCCCCGCCTATATGTCGCCCGTCAATTATTAAAAGACGATGGTGTGATTTTTATTTCCATTGATGATAACGAACAGGCACAGTTGAAATTGTTATGTGATGAAGTGTTTGGGGAAGAGAATTTTGTTGGCGAAATCGCTTGGCAAAAAATTCATAGTACAAAAAATGATGCAAAATATTTTTCAAATTCACACGAATATATTTTTTGTTATGCAAAAATAATTTCCAATATAGAAATCAAACTCTTACCAAGAACAGAAAAAATGAATGCAAGATTTTCAAATCCTGATAATGACCCAAGAGGTGTTTGGTCTTCTGGTGATTTGATTGCAAATGAGGAAAGAAGTAGTGGATATTTTGATGTTATTAGCCCAAATGGACAGGTTTTTAATGTTCCAAAAGGAAAGCATTGGGTTTATTCACAAGAAAATTTAGAAAAGTTAATTCAAGAAAATAGAATTTGGTTTGGTAAAAATGGAACTGCATTCCCACGTCTAAAAAGATTTTTATCAGAAGTTCAGCAGGGTAAAAAAGCGGATACATTGTGGTTTTCTGAATATTTTGGTAATAATCAAGAGGCGAAAAGAGAAATTAAAAAATTATTTAATGATATTTCTTTATTTGACACACCAAAACCAGTACGTTTAATTACTCAAATTTTAAGATTAAGCAGCAATTCAAATGATCTAATAATGGACTTCTTTGCTGGTTCTGGCACCACCGCCCACGCCGTGATGCAACTCAATGCCGAAGATGGTGGAAACCGTCAATTTATCTGTGTGCAACTGCCCGAAGAAACGGACAAAAAAAGTGAAGCCTATAAGGCGGGCTATTGCACCATTTTTGACATCACCCAAGCCCGTATTGAAAAAAGTGCGGTGAAAATTCGGCAGGATTTCCCCGATTTCAACGGCGATTTGGGTTTTCAGATTTTTGAAACCGTCCCCGATTTTCGGGCGTTGGCGGATGACGATTTTCAGCCACAGCAAGAGCTGCCTACGGTGGGCGAATTAAGTGATGAGCAATACCGCACGTTGCTCACCACGTGGCGACTGTATGACGGCAATCCGCTCACCACGCCGCTGCAAGCGGTCAGTTTAGGCGATTATTTTGCAAATTGGTGTGGCAATACCTTGTATATCGTGCAGGCAGGTTTTGACAGTAGGGCGATCAAAGCCTTGTTGCACAAGCTCGATCAAGACAATCACTTCTTGCCCGAACGGATTGTGCTGTTTGGCGACAATGTGGACAGTGCCAAGCAAAAAGAGTTACAACAGGCACTGCACAGCTACACCAACCGCAAAAAGCTCAACATCAGCCTACTGGTGAGGTATTGA
- a CDS encoding 50S ribosomal protein L35 → MPKIKTVRGAAKRFKKTASGGFKRKQSHLRHILTKKTTKRKRHLRHKSMVAKSDQVLVVACLPYA, encoded by the coding sequence ATGCCAAAAATCAAAACAGTACGTGGTGCTGCTAAGCGTTTCAAAAAAACAGCTTCAGGCGGTTTCAAACGTAAACAATCTCACTTACGTCACATTTTGACTAAGAAAACCACTAAACGTAAACGTCACTTACGTCACAAATCAATGGTAGCGAAATCAGACCAAGTTTTAGTCGTTGCGTGCTTGCCATACGCATAA
- a CDS encoding ABC transporter ATP-binding protein, protein MIELDNLFITFNRGTAIENPVLKGLSLTVQEGEFVCVIGSNGAGKSTMLNAISGDCAIDAGKILIQGQDVNQQSSWQRANLVARVFQDPMAGTCESLTIEENMALAYQRGQKRGLGFALNRKRRELFREKLALLGLGLENRLTDQMGRLSGGQRQAVSLLMASLQPSSILLLDEHTAALDPKTTAFVLELTNKIVREQKLTTLMVTHSMRQALDYGDRTVMLHQGQVAFDVAGKARQKMDVPDLLHLFEQNRHEKLSDDGLLLS, encoded by the coding sequence ATGATCGAATTGGATAATCTGTTTATCACCTTTAATCGTGGTACCGCAATCGAAAATCCAGTATTAAAAGGGCTTTCGCTGACCGTTCAAGAAGGCGAATTTGTTTGTGTGATCGGCAGCAACGGAGCGGGCAAATCGACGATGCTCAATGCAATTAGTGGCGATTGTGCGATTGATGCGGGTAAAATTCTTATTCAAGGACAAGATGTCAACCAACAAAGCAGCTGGCAGCGGGCAAATTTGGTTGCTCGTGTGTTTCAAGATCCAATGGCAGGCACTTGTGAATCACTCACTATCGAAGAAAATATGGCGTTAGCCTATCAACGTGGACAAAAACGGGGGTTGGGTTTTGCGTTAAATCGCAAACGGCGTGAACTGTTTCGAGAAAAGCTCGCTCTGCTCGGTTTAGGCTTGGAAAATCGCTTAACGGATCAAATGGGACGGCTTTCAGGCGGACAACGCCAAGCAGTCAGTTTATTGATGGCATCGCTACAACCTTCTAGTATTTTATTGTTGGACGAACACACCGCTGCACTGGATCCCAAAACCACGGCATTTGTGTTGGAGCTAACGAATAAAATCGTACGAGAGCAAAAACTTACCACGCTGATGGTCACGCACTCTATGCGGCAAGCGTTGGATTATGGCGATCGCACCGTGATGTTGCATCAAGGGCAAGTCGCATTTGATGTTGCTGGAAAAGCACGGCAGAAAATGGATGTGCCTGATTTATTGCATTTGTTTGAACAGAATCGGCATGAAAAACTGAGTGATGATGGTTTACTGCTTAGTTGA
- a CDS encoding lactate dehydrogenase, translating into MNAVEILGYVAMVLVATSFLLKDMIKLRLMNAVGAVCFVIYGFLVGSYPVAGLNIFVTCVNGYYIWKGLQERKA; encoded by the coding sequence ATGAATGCAGTTGAAATCTTAGGTTATGTGGCAATGGTGCTTGTCGCCACGTCTTTTTTACTTAAAGATATGATTAAATTACGTTTAATGAATGCGGTTGGGGCGGTTTGTTTCGTGATTTACGGATTTTTAGTCGGTTCTTATCCCGTTGCTGGACTGAATATTTTTGTAACCTGTGTCAATGGTTACTATATTTGGAAAGGCTTGCAAGAGCGTAAAGCCTAA
- a CDS encoding ribosomal protein S12 methylthiotransferase accessory factor YcaO — MTQTFILGKDAALEDSIANFQTKLKQLGFNIEEASWLNPVPNVWSVHIRDKDCPQCFTNGKGATQKAALASALGEYFERLSTNYFWSDFYLGSKMAEADFVHYPSEKWFAIEDEETLPDGILDPFLLDYFDPNGDLTPDLLVDLQSGNYDRGIVALPYTRQSDQQTVYIPQSIVANLFVSNGMSAGNSQNEARVQGLSEVFERFVKNRIITEAISLPEIPQSVIDGYPTIKASIEKLEEEGFPILCYDASLGGEFPVICVILLNPNNGTCFASFGAHPNFQVAFERTVTELLQGRGLKDLDVFAPPSFNNDDVADHANLETHFIDSSGLISWDLFKSEADYAFVHWDFSGTTEQEFANLMAIFNKYEQEVYIMDYEHLGVYACRILAPGMSNIYPSDDLIYANNNMGMDWREILLDLPYFHHDAQTYQELLDELDEQSIDDMTRVREFIGIVAEKGSAMQTLRIGELKAMLHLALGNLEQALDWANWTANMNASVFSAERNNYYRCLIQSIELFLDENREPTQYRMVFEKMYGVEAVDFAWKAIQGGNPFHGLQGADESLESLKAHQKLLDAYQKVQKAKVNPIAR, encoded by the coding sequence ATGACTCAAACCTTTATCCTTGGCAAAGATGCCGCATTAGAAGACAGTATTGCGAATTTCCAAACCAAGCTGAAACAGCTCGGTTTTAATATTGAAGAAGCCTCGTGGCTTAACCCTGTGCCGAATGTGTGGTCGGTGCATATTCGGGATAAAGATTGCCCGCAATGTTTCACCAACGGCAAAGGGGCAACGCAGAAAGCGGCACTGGCTTCGGCATTGGGTGAATATTTTGAGCGTCTTTCCACGAACTATTTTTGGTCGGATTTCTATCTCGGTAGCAAAATGGCGGAAGCGGATTTTGTGCACTATCCATCGGAAAAATGGTTTGCGATTGAAGATGAAGAAACTTTGCCTGATGGCATTCTCGATCCTTTTTTGCTTGACTATTTCGATCCCAATGGCGACCTCACCCCTGATCTGTTAGTCGATCTGCAATCGGGTAACTACGATCGGGGTATCGTGGCGTTGCCGTACACTCGCCAATCGGATCAGCAAACCGTTTACATTCCGCAAAGCATTGTGGCGAATTTGTTTGTGTCGAACGGAATGTCGGCAGGTAACAGCCAAAACGAAGCTCGTGTGCAAGGCTTGTCGGAAGTGTTTGAGCGTTTTGTGAAAAACCGCATCATCACAGAGGCAATCAGCCTGCCTGAAATTCCACAAAGTGTGATTGACGGCTATCCAACCATCAAAGCCTCTATCGAAAAATTGGAAGAAGAAGGCTTCCCGATTCTCTGCTATGACGCCTCTCTCGGCGGTGAATTCCCCGTGATTTGTGTGATTTTGCTCAACCCAAATAACGGCACTTGCTTTGCGTCCTTTGGGGCTCACCCGAATTTCCAAGTGGCGTTTGAGCGTACCGTAACGGAATTGTTGCAAGGGCGTGGTTTGAAAGATTTGGACGTGTTCGCCCCACCATCATTCAACAATGATGACGTTGCCGATCACGCCAATTTGGAAACCCATTTCATCGACTCAAGCGGTCTGATTTCGTGGGATTTATTCAAGTCGGAAGCGGATTACGCCTTCGTCCATTGGGATTTCTCTGGCACGACCGAGCAGGAATTTGCCAACTTAATGGCGATTTTCAACAAATATGAGCAAGAAGTGTACATTATGGATTACGAACATTTGGGCGTGTACGCTTGCCGTATTCTTGCCCCAGGAATGTCGAATATCTATCCATCAGACGATTTGATCTACGCCAACAACAATATGGGAATGGATTGGCGGGAAATTCTGCTTGACTTACCGTATTTCCACCACGATGCACAAACCTACCAAGAGTTGCTAGACGAGTTAGACGAACAAAGCATTGACGATATGACCCGTGTGCGTGAATTTATCGGTATCGTGGCGGAAAAAGGTTCGGCAATGCAAACCCTACGCATTGGCGAGTTGAAAGCGATGTTGCACTTAGCCCTTGGCAATTTGGAGCAGGCGTTAGATTGGGCGAACTGGACGGCAAATATGAACGCCAGCGTGTTCAGTGCCGAACGCAACAACTACTATCGCTGCTTAATTCAATCCATCGAGCTTTTCCTTGATGAAAACCGTGAACCAACGCAATATCGAATGGTGTTCGAGAAAATGTACGGCGTTGAGGCGGTCGATTTTGCGTGGAAAGCCATTCAAGGCGGCAACCCATTCCACGGCTTGCAAGGGGCGGACGAAAGCCTTGAGAGCCTAAAAGCTCACCAAAAATTGCTTGATGCCTACCAAAAAGTGCAGAAAGCGAAGGTAAACCCTATCGCTAGATAG